A stretch of DNA from Glycine max cultivar Williams 82 chromosome 18, Glycine_max_v4.0, whole genome shotgun sequence:
gttatttcagaatataataaagtcttaattacttttttctctCCAATATTTCAACCTGTTAATCCTTTTCTAGATTCCTTAttcattaatgtaaaaaaatacacataataagaaaacaatcaattatatcaattatcatgataaaataattttatttgacaaaaatacCTTCATTCTTCTACTTTCTTTTCTCTAGTATTGGGGGAAGGAGTTTCTCCCCCAGtttcttgtaattttatttgacttgattttaatttctagtTGCTTAAGTAACAAAGAAATATTTGTGGAACAGCtgcattgacaaaaaaatataggcgaatacaaataataaataaatgccaTATACAATCCAAAGAATGGTCATGTTTCACAATGCATCATGACCTTTTTGCTGAAAATACAAGACTGCACACATCCTATTCTTCTAGCAAATTTAGCTCCTTGAATGGTGATCTAGTATCAGAATTGGCTTCAAGTTTCTTTATCCTCGTGGGAGACTGAATCAACATATTATTCTCTTTTACAAGGAAACCATCATCCTTTTTCAACTTCATTACGGGACAACCATTCTCAAAAGACTGCACCATGCTTCTCAACTTGTCCATTAGTATAGTGTCTGCAGTAGAGAACTCGCAGATTTTATCACTGAATCCCTGAACATTTGCCAACAAGCTTTCCCTTTCCGATGACAGTCTCGTGGCACTTTCAAGTAAATTTCTATTCTCCATCTTGAGTTTATGAAGCAAAGCATCTGATTTTCTTAGCTTAGACTCCATTTGATCATTCAACTCCATTGCCTTTAACTGTTTTGCACCCAATTCTACTTCAGTATCCAATGCAAGTTGCTCTGATGGGCTCCACTTTTCCTCCTGCAATTTCAGTTTCTGCTGTATAGCATGAATATCATCCTCAAGTTCCACTACCATAAACTTCTTCTCTTCAATTTCAAGTGCAGCTAGAATCTGAGATGTTGTGATCTTGTAACAAGCTTCCTGGATGAGGTTAATTTCAGCCTGTTTCTCAGCAAGCTGTGAAGAAAAGGTGGTCAATGAGTTAGTGAACTGTTGCTCCAGTGAAGTCACCTGCTGCATGAGTTCATCTATTCTCCTGTCTTTTCCTTTCACAATCTGGATAAGATTATCTTTCTCATGCTCAAAGGTTCTTTCCATTGTGCCTTTCTCAATCACAGCACTTTCAAATTCTTTTCTAAATGATTCTTGTTCCAGCCATACAACCTCTTTCTGAAGCTCTTCTAGAATCTTGTCCTTCTCCGCTATGATCTGGAGATATCTGACATTATCTGACTCAGAGGACACCGCTGATTCTCCCCTTTCTATTAGCTCACGTTCCAATAGCACAACATGTCGCTGCAGATAATCTAGGCTCCTCTCTTTCTCTTCCAACTTATAAACCAAGCTATCTTTCTCATGCTTGAGGCTTTCACCAAAATCTACTTGTGCAAGAAGTGAAGATTCCAGTTCTCTACGCACCACATGATTTTCTTCAAGATCATTCTTCAAGTGCTCAACAATTGACTTCCATATTTGCAATTCAAATTCCATTTCATTTCTTTCACATATTGTTTCATCCAATTCAATGATTACACTGTCGAAAGCATCATGAATTTCTTTAAGCTGTTCTTTAAAGTTACATTCCAACTGCAAAACCTTCTCTTTGAGGATCGGCTGACTCGTTGATTCCTCTTGCATTTCCTTGTGCCTATCGACTTCATTTTGCAGTGACTGCTGCAGTTCATCATTGTTGGATGCATAAGACTCAACCTGCCTCCTCAAACATGCTTCTACCTCACGTTCTTCATTTATGCTTTTCTGTGCACTGATCACAACAACATCTTTCATCTCCAACTGTTCTTTAAAGTTACATTCCATCTGCAAAACGTTCTCTTTGAGGATCAGCTGACTTCTTATTGATTCCTCCAGCATTTCCTTGTGTCTATCAAGTTCATTTTGCAGTGAATGCAGTTCATTGTTGGATACAGAAGACTCAACCTGCTTCATCAAACGTGCTGCTATCTCACGTTCTTCATTTATGCTTTTCTGGGCACTGATCAAAGCAGCATCCTTCATCTCCAACTGCCTCATTAGTTGAAAAATCTTCTCTTCACTAGCTTTGCTGATAAGATCCATTTCATCTTTATGGCCAGCAAGCTTCAATTGAGCCTCAGAAGTTCCCTGTTTCAACACAAGAAGCATCACAGAAATCTCCTCATTCAATAACATCATCTCAATGGCTAAAGAATGAGACCTTTCTAACTCCATCTGGAGGTCTTCCACTGCTTCAATTTTAGTTTCCAAATCAGACTGACATCTATTCAGGTTTTCTGTCAACTGTTTTATCTTAAAGTTCCATTCAGCTTCTTTAGTCTTTAAAGTAGAGGCACACTCTTTATGAGTTTGTTCCAAATTTCTGAGCTTGGACCGCAACTTTGACTGCGAATATGAAGTTCCTGCTTCTTGAATTTGAGCTTCCTGGAGTTCTTTGAGGGACATCCGCAGCTCTTGATTTTCTTGCTCTAGCTTCTCAATCCTGTACTTTGATTCTTTATTATATGCCTCTTTTGTCTTTAGCAAATATCTCAAATCTGCAATATCTTTGTCGCAGTGAGTGTTTAAGCAATCTAGCTGTAACCTAGCATCCTGGTACTCATTGCTAGCATTATCAAGCTGCACTTTAAGATTTGAAACTTCAACTTCCAGACACTTTTTTTGGCTTTCCACATGAGCAAGAGCTTGGTGGCAAGTGTGTAATTGATGTTGTAAATCCTCTGATACTCTGATCTGAGAGTCTAACCTAGTCTGAAGTGAAGAAATCCCATCAAGCAATGTAGATTTTTCCACCTCTGCCTCCTTCTTGCTAGCCTTAAACTGGTCTCGGAGTTTTTCATGTGCTTCTTCTAGATGCTTAAACTGTTCCTTCTTCCATTTTAATTGATCTTCCGCCTTCCTGCATTCCTCCTCTAACTTCTGGAACATGTCATCTCTTTCTCTTAGTTCTTTGGatgctttaaattttttttctgtctCCACACACTTCTCCTTTGAAACTGAAAGACAACCTTTCAGTCTTTCAATTTCTTGTTTGTATTGATGAATCTGTTGTTCATGGTCCTGTGTCTTCTCATTTCCCTCCTCTAAGGCTAACACcaactctcttttttcttcttcccacTTTTTGAACTTGGCATCACAATCCACTCGAAGTTTATCATTTGCAGCCCTGAGATGTTTGATGATGGACTCCTTTTTAGTCAACTTCCCTTTGAGATCTTCACAAACCAGCTTTGCCTCGGAGATTTCATCTGCTTGTTGAAGCAGTGTTTGATCCAGCTTCTCAGCTTTGAACTTTGCTTCCTGTATCTGATTGATCTGTGCATTGTGGGATTTTTTCCAGTTCTCAAGTGAATCTGTCTTGGCTCTTAGTTCTTCCTTGAGTTCCTCAATTTTTGCTTTTGCTTCATCGAGCTCTTCATAAACCTTGTCCATTTCTTTTCACATTTATGACATTCAAGAAAAACCTGTTTTGCAAGCAGTATACAAATTTAAACAAGTGTTACATTACACATGTTCCCCGACAaataccaagaaaaaaaataaaagaaaaatggaccAAAAGTGAAAACACTAACTTGGTATTTCTGATAAGGATCACTTTgataataagttatattttatgaGAACCAACTTGACATTAAATTACTAAATTTAGGAtcaatttgttattaaattatctGTAAGACTACTTTATCATACTTTTTTGTACATTTAAGGActggatttgaattttttattagagactAATTTGTCAAATTTCTCACGCTTTCAGGGACCAATTTGGTtataatcctattttttttattaactttgtgtttaaattgcaatttaagtttgaaatatatactaaaatgttacatattagattaaatcTTTTTGTGGCTCCCCCTCATTTTCAGTTGAAGCTCCGCCACTGGCTACTTGATTTGCAGTTCGCTTTAACATATAAAGGAAAGCAACTCCATTAATATATCAAAAGACTAAAATAcctgaaaattataaataaacagACTACAAGAAATCACATAAAACTAACTTTCGTTCCTTACTAACCTTAATAAATCATCtaatttcgttttttttttcaattcatcaAATTACATGTGAGCATTGGTTTTGGGTAAAGAGGAAAGATCAAAATCATAGAAAAACTTGTCGATAATTCCAAGATTTTAAgggaaactaattttaaaataaaagataagaaaccCAGAAACTAACCTGGTTTGAAGAGCAGAGAAAAGTGTTGTGTTGGAGTGATATGCAATCGGGAAGGGAGAGAAATGAATCGCAAGTTACCGTTATGGTGCCCCAACCGCTTTTCAAGTGagataaagaaacaaaaaggaagtTAGTCAAGTCTTATTTTCGAAATGAAAAACTAGCCGTTGAACCTGAAAGTTTGTTattatcgaaaaaaaaaaagtaaaaagaaactCAAAGTTTGTGTCGGGTTAAGCTCCATCAGGTGAAGGCAATCCCTTCATGCATCCAGCAGAAATATTTGTGCACCAAGTAATTCATGTGAAGtgataaaaatatcattcacttaaaaatttaaaaatcgtTTCT
This window harbors:
- the LOC100803244 gene encoding uncharacterized protein At4g38062, producing MDKVYEELDEAKAKIEELKEELRAKTDSLENWKKSHNAQINQIQEAKFKAEKLDQTLLQQADEISEAKLVCEDLKGKLTKKESIIKHLRAANDKLRVDCDAKFKKWEEEKRELVLALEEGNEKTQDHEQQIHQYKQEIERLKGCLSVSKEKCVETEKKFKASKELRERDDMFQKLEEECRKAEDQLKWKKEQFKHLEEAHEKLRDQFKASKKEAEVEKSTLLDGISSLQTRLDSQIRVSEDLQHQLHTCHQALAHVESQKKCLEVEVSNLKVQLDNASNEYQDARLQLDCLNTHCDKDIADLRYLLKTKEAYNKESKYRIEKLEQENQELRMSLKELQEAQIQEAGTSYSQSKLRSKLRNLEQTHKECASTLKTKEAEWNFKIKQLTENLNRCQSDLETKIEAVEDLQMELERSHSLAIEMMLLNEEISVMLLVLKQGTSEAQLKLAGHKDEMDLISKASEEKIFQLMRQLEMKDAALISAQKSINEEREIAARLMKQVESSVSNNELHSLQNELDRHKEMLEESIRSQLILKENVLQMECNFKEQLEMKDVVVISAQKSINEEREVEACLRRQVESYASNNDELQQSLQNEVDRHKEMQEESTSQPILKEKVLQLECNFKEQLKEIHDAFDSVIIELDETICERNEMEFELQIWKSIVEHLKNDLEENHVVRRELESSLLAQVDFGESLKHEKDSLVYKLEEKERSLDYLQRHVVLLERELIERGESAVSSESDNVRYLQIIAEKDKILEELQKEVVWLEQESFRKEFESAVIEKGTMERTFEHEKDNLIQIVKGKDRRIDELMQQVTSLEQQFTNSLTTFSSQLAEKQAEINLIQEACYKITTSQILAALEIEEKKFMVVELEDDIHAIQQKLKLQEEKWSPSEQLALDTEVELGAKQLKAMELNDQMESKLRKSDALLHKLKMENRNLLESATRLSSERESLLANVQGFSDKICEFSTADTILMDKLRSMVQSFENGCPVMKLKKDDGFLVKENNMLIQSPTRIKKLEANSDTRSPFKELNLLEE